From a single Labrus bergylta chromosome 14, fLabBer1.1, whole genome shotgun sequence genomic region:
- the si:dkey-251i10.1 gene encoding ADP/ATP translocase 2, which produces MNETAVSFAKDFLAGGISAAISKTAVAPIERVKLLLQVQHASKQITADMQYKGIMDCVVRIPKEQGFLSFWRGNLANVIRYFPTQALNFAFKDKYKRIFLDGVDKRAQFWRYFAGNLASGGAAGATSLCFVYPLDFARTRLAADVGKAGAGREFNGLGDCLVKIFKSDGLKGLYQGFNVSVQGIIIYRAAYFGIYDTAKGMLPDSKNASILVSWMIAQSVTAVAGLTSYPFDTVRRRMMMQSGRKGADIMYTGTIDCWRKIARDEGGKAFFKGAWSNVLRGMGGAFVLVLYDELKKVL; this is translated from the exons ATGAATGAGACAGCTGTATCTTTCGCCAAGGATTTCTTGGCCGGTGGCATCTCGGCTGCCATCTCCAAAACAGCCGTCGCCCCGATTGAGAGAGTGAAGCTGCTCCTTCAG GTCCAGCATGCCAGCAAGCAGATCACCGCAGACATGCAGTACAAGGGTATCATGGACTGTGTCGTCCGTATCCCCAAGGAGCAGGGATTCCTTTCCTTCTGGAGAGGTAACCTTGCCAATGTCATCAGATATTTCCCCACCCAGGCCCTCAACTTTGCGTTCAAGGACAAGTACAAGAGGATCTTCCTTGACGGCGTCGACAAGCGCGCCCAGTTCTGGAGGTACTTCGCTGGTAACTTGGCCTCCGGTGGCGCCGCCGGAGCGACCTCCCTCTGTTTCGTGTACCCCCTCGACTTCGCCCGTACCCGTCTGGCCGCAGATGTCGGTAAGGCTGGCGCTGGTAGAGAGTTCAACGGTCTGGGAGACTGCCTGGTGAAGATCTTCAAGTCTGATGGTCTGAAGGGCCTGTACCAGGGCTTCAACGTGTCCGTGCAGGGTATCATCATCTACAGGGCTGCATACTTTGGCATCTACGACACAGCTAAGG GTATGCTTCCCGACTCCAAGAACGCCAGCATTTTGGTGAGCTGGATGATCGCTCAGAGTGTGACCGCTGTTGCTGGTCTGACCTCATACCCCTTCGACACTGTCCGTAGACGTATGATGATGCAGTCTGGGCGTAAAGGAG CTGATATCATGTACACCGGGACCATCGACTGCTGGCGCAAGATTGCACGCGACGAAGGTGGCAAGGCTTTCTTCAAGGGAGCCTGGTCCAACGTGCTCAGAGGCATGGGCGGCGCCTTCGTGCTGGTGCTGTACGACGAGCTGAAGAAAGTCCTGTaa